In the genome of Victivallis lenta, one region contains:
- a CDS encoding substrate-binding domain-containing protein has product MKKIFTLFGAALLAFAVVSCGDAKAKKTKIGVSIPAADHGWTGGVIYSAEAAKQKLEAANPDYEIIISTARDAAEQVNKIENLLVQGVRAVVVLPQEPGPLTSVCEAAKKQGAFLVTVDRGLDKPIQDVYVAGDNAGFGRTAAQALVKALGGEGDILVMEGIPCVVNTDRVEAFKAEIAKHPGIKILESQSAYWDTEKGLKLMENYLQKYPKIDAVWVGDDDVLVGALKALEESKRRDVKLMLGGGGAKLIVKRVLDRDPIVQMTVTYPPKMIEVGIEAAIDGLKNGGKAKETKIVMPSEVVTPENAQAFYFPDSIY; this is encoded by the coding sequence ATGAAAAAAATTTTTACTTTGTTCGGGGCGGCGCTGCTGGCGTTCGCGGTGGTTTCGTGCGGAGACGCGAAGGCGAAGAAGACGAAGATCGGCGTGTCGATTCCGGCCGCCGACCACGGCTGGACCGGCGGCGTGATCTACAGCGCCGAAGCGGCGAAGCAGAAGCTCGAAGCGGCGAATCCGGATTACGAGATCATCATCTCGACCGCGCGCGATGCGGCCGAGCAGGTCAACAAGATCGAGAACCTGCTTGTGCAGGGGGTCAGGGCGGTCGTCGTGCTGCCGCAGGAGCCGGGGCCGCTGACCAGCGTCTGCGAAGCTGCGAAGAAGCAGGGGGCGTTCCTCGTGACGGTCGACCGCGGACTCGACAAGCCGATTCAGGATGTCTACGTCGCGGGAGACAACGCCGGCTTCGGCCGCACCGCCGCGCAGGCGCTCGTGAAGGCGCTCGGCGGCGAGGGCGACATCCTCGTCATGGAGGGGATTCCGTGCGTGGTCAACACCGACCGCGTCGAGGCGTTCAAGGCTGAGATCGCGAAGCACCCCGGCATTAAAATCCTTGAGTCGCAGTCGGCCTACTGGGATACCGAGAAGGGGTTGAAGCTCATGGAGAACTACCTGCAGAAGTATCCGAAGATCGATGCGGTCTGGGTCGGCGACGACGACGTCCTGGTCGGCGCCCTGAAGGCGCTCGAAGAGTCGAAGCGCCGGGATGTGAAGCTCATGCTCGGCGGCGGAGGCGCGAAACTGATCGTCAAGCGCGTGCTCGACCGCGACCCGATCGTGCAGATGACCGTCACTTATCCGCCGAAGATGATCGAAGTCGGCATCGAAGCCGCGATCGACGGACTGAAGAACGGCGGCAAGGCGAAGGAGACGAAGATCGTGATGCCGTCCGAAGTCGTGACGCCGGAAAATGCGCAGGCGTTCTATTTCCCGGATTCGATCTACTGA
- a CDS encoding alpha/beta fold hydrolase produces MLLTLATYAVGGRRFEHLPGNPEQPALVLVHGLLHRGIVMRSLAKFLNGRGYPVYIYDYKTTRSGIVEHGRKFTEFLRSLPEERVGIVTHSMGGLLTRVALCGLSGTPEAAKIGRVVMLAPPHHGSQMAEDVSRRFPPSKLMVRPLAELSNREGAVCRTLPVPRGFEIGVVAGDDDGKVSIESTKLDGIADHVVVHARHVFIMFLPETRRQILAFLDTGRFLH; encoded by the coding sequence ATGCTGCTCACGCTTGCGACATACGCGGTCGGCGGCCGCCGGTTCGAGCATCTGCCGGGGAACCCGGAGCAGCCGGCGCTCGTGCTCGTGCACGGGCTGCTGCACCGCGGCATCGTCATGCGGAGCCTGGCGAAGTTCCTGAACGGCCGCGGTTACCCGGTCTATATCTACGACTATAAAACCACCCGCAGCGGGATCGTGGAGCATGGGCGGAAATTCACGGAATTCCTGCGGAGCCTGCCCGAAGAACGGGTCGGAATCGTGACTCACAGCATGGGCGGGCTCCTGACCCGCGTCGCCTTGTGCGGATTGTCCGGCACGCCGGAGGCGGCGAAGATCGGCCGCGTGGTCATGCTTGCCCCGCCGCACCACGGTTCTCAAATGGCGGAAGACGTTTCGCGCCGTTTTCCTCCTTCGAAGCTCATGGTGCGTCCGCTTGCGGAGCTGTCGAACCGGGAAGGCGCGGTCTGCCGGACCCTGCCGGTGCCGCGCGGCTTTGAAATCGGCGTTGTTGCCGGCGACGACGACGGCAAGGTGTCGATCGAATCGACGAAGCTCGACGGCATCGCGGACCACGTTGTCGTGCACGCGCGCCATGTTTTCATCATGTTCCTGCCGGAGACGCGCCGCCAGATCCTCGCCTTTCTCGACACCGGGCGCTTCCTTCATTGA
- a CDS encoding FmdB family zinc ribbon protein — protein MPIFNYKCKACGIECELLVPRFDSEAECPKCGSADLEKLPSRFAAVLNKGPRSCANRDVCPSAHKCGGSCGCGGH, from the coding sequence ATGCCGATTTTCAATTATAAATGCAAGGCGTGCGGGATTGAGTGCGAGCTGCTCGTCCCCCGTTTCGACTCCGAGGCCGAGTGCCCGAAGTGCGGTTCCGCCGATCTCGAGAAGCTGCCGAGCCGGTTTGCGGCGGTGCTGAACAAGGGACCGCGTTCGTGCGCGAACCGTGATGTCTGCCCGTCGGCCCATAAATGCGGCGGCAGCTGCGGCTGCGGCGGTCACTGA
- a CDS encoding prepilin-type N-terminal cleavage/methylation domain-containing protein, with protein MRNHRNILHIKRFRFTLIELLVVIAIIAILASMLLPALNKARDRAKTANCASNLKQIGIGDAQYGQDYEGWLYGPRLKAAPQTAVSGTLNTNFWTISMANLGYIQNYNTTRKQVNWIAACPATHPYGKFEHEIMGYAKRGIHTSDKVNVNQDGYWKASGNSFRPVAPPGSSYTDKNEELLSHLSPSMFVTTFDNFQDNGARMTQVVYATFESLSLSHSGKANVLFHDGHVEATRSACSRTFSACVDPVSQTKRLWVGP; from the coding sequence ATGCGCAATCATCGTAACATATTGCATATTAAAAGATTCCGATTCACATTGATTGAACTTCTGGTCGTTATTGCGATCATCGCGATTCTCGCCTCCATGCTGCTGCCGGCACTCAACAAGGCGCGCGACCGCGCCAAGACGGCGAACTGCGCCAGCAACCTCAAGCAGATCGGCATCGGAGACGCCCAGTACGGACAGGACTACGAGGGGTGGCTCTACGGGCCGCGCCTCAAAGCCGCCCCGCAGACGGCGGTTTCCGGCACCCTGAACACGAATTTCTGGACGATCAGCATGGCGAATCTCGGTTATATCCAGAACTACAACACGACCCGCAAACAGGTCAACTGGATCGCGGCATGCCCGGCAACTCATCCGTACGGAAAATTCGAACATGAGATCATGGGTTATGCCAAACGCGGCATCCACACATCGGACAAAGTCAATGTGAACCAGGACGGTTACTGGAAGGCGTCGGGCAACTCCTTCCGCCCGGTCGCACCTCCGGGAAGCTCCTATACGGATAAAAATGAAGAGCTGCTTTCGCACCTGTCGCCTTCGATGTTCGTCACGACCTTCGACAATTTTCAGGACAACGGCGCGCGCATGACCCAGGTCGTCTATGCGACGTTCGAAAGCCTGAGCCTCTCCCACAGCGGCAAAGCCAACGTCCTCTTCCACGACGGTCATGTCGAGGCTACCCGGAGCGCCTGCAGCAGAACCTTCTCGGCCTGCGTCGACCCCGTCAGTCAAACCAAGCGGCTCTGGGTCGGCCCCTAG
- the rsmA gene encoding 16S rRNA (adenine(1518)-N(6)/adenine(1519)-N(6))-dimethyltransferase RsmA, whose translation MNKQQLTAALESIGMRPGRGLGQNFLLDGNLLDYIVRLSAPGKGERILEVGPGFGALTSRLLKAGAEVYAVEFDHRIAEYLRTHIEKGNFHLTEADACRVDYVELLENRPFRAIANLPYSISTIFIARMLDLPNPPESMFFMLQREMGERLSAVPGTKNYGALSVRTQLRYDVKLEKIVPPEVFFPPPEVDSAIVSFRRHDRYAEKPELCRLLPGVVKTVFAQRRKQMGKVLGQNYGKEKAAAALAAVNLPPEIRPDKLAVDQFAVLTRALFALD comes from the coding sequence ATGAACAAGCAGCAGCTGACGGCGGCGCTGGAGTCGATCGGCATGCGTCCGGGGCGCGGCCTCGGACAGAACTTTCTGCTCGACGGGAATCTGCTCGATTACATCGTGCGGCTGAGCGCTCCGGGAAAGGGAGAGCGGATCCTCGAGGTCGGCCCCGGCTTCGGAGCATTGACTTCCCGGCTGCTCAAGGCCGGAGCCGAGGTTTATGCGGTCGAGTTCGACCACCGCATCGCGGAGTATCTGCGCACGCATATCGAAAAAGGGAACTTTCACCTGACCGAGGCCGACGCCTGCCGGGTCGATTACGTCGAACTGCTCGAAAACCGGCCGTTCCGCGCGATCGCGAATCTGCCGTATTCGATCAGTACGATCTTCATCGCCCGGATGCTCGATCTGCCGAATCCGCCGGAGTCGATGTTCTTCATGCTTCAGCGCGAGATGGGCGAGCGGCTGAGCGCCGTGCCCGGTACTAAAAATTACGGCGCGCTGTCGGTGCGGACCCAGTTGCGGTATGATGTGAAGCTCGAAAAGATCGTGCCGCCGGAGGTGTTTTTTCCGCCGCCGGAGGTCGATTCCGCCATCGTCTCGTTCCGCCGGCACGACCGCTATGCCGAAAAGCCGGAGCTCTGCCGGCTGCTGCCCGGCGTGGTCAAAACCGTCTTTGCGCAGCGCCGCAAACAGATGGGCAAGGTGCTCGGGCAGAATTACGGGAAGGAGAAGGCGGCCGCCGCGCTCGCGGCAGTGAACCTTCCGCCCGAGATCCGTCCCGACAAGCTTGCCGTCGACCAGTTCGCCGTCCTGACCCGGGCGCTCTTTGCGCTCGACTGA
- a CDS encoding GntR family transcriptional regulator, giving the protein MIATPVSPRSQVKEALLESIRRQDVGTRLAPERRLAEEFGVSRSTMTKVLEELVKEGYLSRRIGSGTFIMPRDSEIASTRLPVRARGELLIASPDFFSYSLWERLHTLEIGAMRENLQVVNMKIHPESDFDSLFELADNCRNLLGIIVNAGLPTPKSALKRLDETGVPVVIIGELDNIKLYRNIRTVSSNHFQSGYLKMKTLLQAGHTRIGFIPNDPPSIAQQECIRGMKEAVREYRFRWRDLVLPDSSIEFWQDPMKNGCVQAREVLKRAPDVTGLVVDTIPGAIGALRAVLESGRSCPGDVSIITAQSYAGIEEYTYPSLSTVIASNEKICRTALEIILQPKRTLSREFIIDMEFIARESIRDLNAERQP; this is encoded by the coding sequence ATGATTGCAACACCGGTTTCCCCCCGCAGCCAGGTCAAGGAGGCGCTGCTTGAGAGTATCCGCCGTCAGGATGTCGGCACCCGCCTCGCGCCGGAGCGCCGGCTGGCCGAAGAATTCGGCGTCAGCCGCTCGACCATGACCAAGGTGCTCGAAGAACTCGTCAAGGAAGGCTACCTCTCCCGCCGGATCGGCAGCGGAACCTTCATCATGCCGCGCGACAGCGAAATCGCCTCGACCCGGCTTCCGGTCCGGGCGCGCGGCGAACTCCTCATCGCCTCGCCCGACTTCTTCTCGTACTCTCTGTGGGAACGGCTGCACACCCTGGAAATCGGGGCGATGCGCGAAAATCTGCAGGTGGTCAATATGAAAATCCACCCGGAATCGGATTTCGACTCACTCTTCGAACTGGCCGACAACTGCCGGAATCTGCTCGGCATCATCGTGAACGCCGGACTGCCGACGCCCAAATCCGCGCTGAAGCGGCTCGACGAAACCGGAGTGCCGGTCGTCATCATCGGAGAGCTCGACAACATCAAGCTCTACCGGAACATCCGCACGGTCAGCAGCAATCACTTTCAATCCGGCTACCTGAAGATGAAGACCCTGCTGCAGGCGGGACACACCCGGATCGGCTTCATTCCGAACGACCCGCCGTCGATCGCCCAGCAGGAGTGCATCCGCGGCATGAAGGAGGCTGTGCGGGAGTACCGGTTCCGCTGGCGCGACCTCGTGCTGCCGGACAGCTCGATCGAGTTCTGGCAGGACCCGATGAAAAACGGCTGCGTCCAGGCCCGCGAAGTGCTGAAGCGCGCCCCGGACGTGACCGGGCTCGTGGTGGACACGATCCCCGGCGCGATCGGGGCGCTGCGCGCGGTGCTCGAGAGCGGCCGCAGCTGTCCCGGCGACGTCAGCATCATCACGGCCCAGAGCTATGCCGGGATCGAGGAGTACACCTACCCGAGCCTGTCGACCGTGATCGCCTCCAACGAAAAAATCTGCCGGACCGCGCTGGAAATCATCCTGCAGCCGAAACGCACTCTGTCACGCGAGTTCATCATCGACATGGAATTCATCGCCCGGGAGAGCATCCGGGACCTGAACGCGGAGAGACAGCCGTGA
- a CDS encoding radical SAM protein — translation MSGIPDSAILELTFNCNHSCLFCYAPWLEEPSLYGRELSIPEWIEVAELLIRRGVRRFTLSGGELLLKEGVTKLIDFLAAHPERPHFTLYTNGSLVTRELVERLRGTRGDFAFSLPGIRCYRALTGSTWSVDGLIDLFDLCRNRGVPFGVGIVVTRPALREWKQLISLAVLSGAATVQIGPFLAEGRGRFHPELLLTCREAVRLGEEVRRFSRKCPVPLRFAGELFCSCRSDAACIRPPGVPEDYRPAPCSVEERFLVVGPAGKCRRCLHLPEEAGDVRRFAGMAN, via the coding sequence ATGAGCGGCATTCCGGATTCCGCGATCCTCGAACTTACGTTCAACTGCAATCACTCCTGCCTGTTCTGCTACGCGCCGTGGCTGGAGGAGCCGTCGCTGTACGGCCGCGAGCTGTCGATTCCGGAATGGATCGAAGTCGCGGAGTTGCTGATCCGGCGCGGCGTCCGCCGTTTCACGCTCTCCGGAGGCGAACTTCTGTTGAAGGAGGGGGTGACGAAACTGATCGATTTTCTGGCCGCGCACCCGGAACGGCCGCACTTCACGCTCTATACGAACGGAAGCCTCGTTACGCGCGAACTGGTCGAACGGCTGCGGGGGACGCGCGGCGACTTCGCGTTCAGCCTGCCCGGAATCCGCTGCTACCGCGCGCTGACCGGCTCGACCTGGAGCGTTGACGGCCTGATCGACCTCTTCGACCTCTGCCGGAACCGCGGCGTGCCGTTCGGCGTCGGCATTGTGGTGACCCGTCCGGCGCTGCGGGAGTGGAAGCAGTTGATTTCGCTCGCCGTCCTCTCCGGCGCGGCGACGGTGCAGATCGGCCCCTTTCTGGCCGAAGGGCGAGGGCGGTTCCATCCGGAGCTGCTGCTGACCTGCCGGGAGGCGGTCCGACTCGGGGAGGAGGTGCGGCGCTTCTCCCGCAAATGCCCGGTTCCGCTGCGGTTCGCGGGGGAGCTTTTCTGCTCCTGCCGCAGCGATGCAGCCTGCATCAGGCCGCCGGGGGTGCCGGAAGATTATCGGCCCGCTCCATGTTCGGTCGAAGAACGGTTTCTGGTGGTGGGGCCGGCCGGGAAGTGCCGCCGCTGCCTCCATCTGCCGGAGGAGGCCGGCGATGTCCGCCGGTTCGCCGGTATGGCAAACTGA
- the hisH gene encoding imidazole glycerol phosphate synthase subunit HisH, which yields MAVALLDYNMGNLGSVRKALEFVGAGVEVVESGAGLAKFGCCILPGVGNFGDGMENLKRRGFDRAIPEFLARGGYFFGVCLGMQMLLESSEEAPGAAGLGIFPGAVVRFPAGREKVPHMGWNSVSFRPDSPLGAGMPEGSCFYFVHSYYVPVNAAFTAAASEYIVPFSACIGSGRCFAAQFHPEKSQRCGLRLLANFLRLAGEVK from the coding sequence ATGGCCGTTGCGCTTCTCGATTACAATATGGGCAACCTCGGCTCGGTGCGGAAGGCGCTCGAGTTCGTCGGCGCCGGGGTCGAGGTGGTCGAGTCCGGCGCCGGGCTGGCGAAGTTCGGCTGCTGCATTCTCCCCGGCGTCGGCAACTTCGGCGACGGAATGGAGAATCTGAAACGGCGCGGCTTCGACCGGGCGATTCCGGAATTCCTGGCGCGGGGCGGCTATTTCTTCGGCGTCTGCCTCGGCATGCAGATGCTGCTCGAGTCGAGCGAGGAGGCGCCCGGAGCGGCGGGACTCGGCATTTTTCCGGGCGCCGTCGTGCGTTTCCCGGCCGGGAGGGAGAAGGTCCCGCACATGGGCTGGAATTCGGTGTCGTTCCGGCCGGACTCCCCGCTCGGAGCCGGAATGCCGGAGGGGAGCTGTTTCTATTTCGTCCACTCCTACTATGTGCCGGTGAATGCCGCGTTCACGGCGGCGGCGAGTGAATATATCGTGCCGTTTTCGGCCTGCATCGGAAGCGGGCGCTGCTTTGCGGCGCAGTTCCATCCCGAAAAAAGCCAGCGCTGCGGGTTGCGGCTGCTGGCCAATTTCCTGCGGTTGGCGGGGGAGGTGAAGTAA
- a CDS encoding ATPase, T2SS/T4P/T4SS family, translated as MLELEILQPGVPAAAAQLPPGAYLVGSGAECHIRLKRPEISSRHAQLIVRDNRLLVMDLGSRNGTGMEDGSTLFPNQPYDIPFGTKIRIGKAVLRVRPQAEPVKQGAAVPPVPAARPGTAALRPEEPKLRLDGLTPARQEIPVLRVSGIPEKLRPIVQEIKKQAHRELLKRLNLKKLAVSGVSGEDLARQARSMIREILSQLTIPLPPEIDLPLVEKELFQEAVGLGPLEALIERDDLTEIMVNGPDQVFVEKNGILYRTDTAFAGSSQVLSAIERIVSPLGRRIDESSPMVDARLPDGSRVNAIIPPLSLVGPTITIRKFSRKPLQAEDLVRFGSVSPEIIRFLAICVAVRKNILISGGTGSGKTTLLNVLSSFLPNSERIVTIEDAAELQLHQEHLVRLESRPPNVEGKGAVTIRDLVRNALRMRPDRIVVGECRGGEALDMLQAMNTGHDGSLTTIHANSARDALARLETLVLMAGFDLPLRAIREQVASAIQIVVQINRERDGSRKLVSVSEITKMEGDVITMQDLFVFRQTGWDEENRIVGVYEPTGGLPTFLDEIERAKIACDIGMFNPKKREES; from the coding sequence ATGCTTGAACTCGAGATCCTGCAGCCCGGCGTACCCGCCGCCGCGGCCCAGCTTCCGCCCGGCGCTTACCTGGTCGGTTCCGGCGCGGAGTGCCACATCCGCCTGAAACGGCCGGAGATATCGAGCCGTCACGCCCAGCTCATCGTGCGCGACAACCGGCTTCTCGTCATGGACCTCGGCAGCCGGAACGGAACCGGGATGGAGGACGGCAGCACGCTGTTTCCGAATCAGCCGTATGATATTCCGTTCGGTACGAAGATCAGAATCGGCAAGGCCGTGCTGCGGGTGAGGCCGCAGGCGGAGCCGGTGAAGCAGGGCGCCGCAGTTCCGCCGGTCCCGGCCGCGCGTCCCGGTACGGCGGCGTTGCGGCCGGAAGAGCCGAAGCTCCGGCTGGACGGCCTGACTCCGGCCAGACAGGAGATTCCGGTGCTCCGCGTCTCCGGCATTCCTGAGAAGCTGCGCCCGATTGTGCAGGAGATCAAGAAGCAGGCGCACCGCGAGCTCCTGAAGCGGCTGAACCTGAAGAAGCTCGCCGTCTCCGGCGTCAGCGGCGAAGACCTCGCGCGGCAGGCCCGGAGCATGATCCGGGAGATTCTTTCGCAGCTGACCATTCCGCTGCCGCCGGAGATCGACCTGCCGCTGGTTGAAAAGGAGCTGTTTCAGGAGGCGGTCGGACTCGGCCCGCTCGAAGCGCTCATCGAGCGCGACGACCTCACCGAAATCATGGTCAACGGCCCGGATCAGGTGTTCGTCGAAAAGAACGGCATCCTTTACCGGACCGATACGGCATTTGCTGGCAGCAGCCAGGTGCTTTCGGCGATCGAGCGCATCGTCTCCCCGCTCGGGCGGCGCATCGACGAGAGTTCCCCGATGGTGGACGCCCGGCTGCCGGACGGCAGCCGCGTGAATGCGATCATTCCGCCGCTGTCGCTGGTCGGGCCGACCATCACGATCCGTAAATTCTCGCGCAAGCCGCTGCAGGCCGAGGATCTCGTGCGTTTCGGCTCGGTTTCGCCCGAGATCATCCGCTTTCTCGCGATCTGCGTGGCGGTGCGGAAAAACATCCTGATTTCAGGCGGCACCGGCTCCGGCAAGACGACGCTGCTGAACGTTCTGAGCTCGTTTCTGCCGAACAGCGAACGCATCGTCACCATTGAGGACGCGGCCGAACTCCAGCTCCATCAGGAGCATCTGGTCCGGCTTGAATCCCGTCCGCCGAACGTGGAGGGCAAGGGGGCGGTCACGATCCGCGACCTGGTCCGCAACGCGCTGCGCATGCGCCCCGACCGGATCGTCGTCGGCGAGTGCCGCGGCGGCGAGGCTCTGGATATGCTTCAGGCCATGAATACCGGCCACGACGGGAGCTTGACCACGATCCATGCGAACAGCGCGCGCGACGCGCTCGCCCGCCTCGAGACCCTCGTGCTGATGGCCGGCTTCGACCTGCCGCTGCGGGCGATCCGCGAACAGGTCGCTTCGGCGATCCAGATCGTCGTGCAGATCAACCGGGAGCGCGACGGGAGCCGCAAACTGGTCAGCGTCAGCGAGATCACAAAGATGGAGGGCGACGTGATCACGATGCAGGACCTCTTCGTTTTCCGGCAGACCGGATGGGATGAAGAGAATCGGATCGTCGGCGTTTACGAACCGACCGGAGGGCTGCCTACCTTCCTCGACGAGATCGAACGGGCCAAGATCGCCTGCGACATCGGCATGTTCAATCCGAAAAAGCGGGAGGAGTCGTGA
- the nth gene encoding endonuclease III, producing the protein MATKAQWKKLYDDLYALYGDLCCPLDHVTPFRLLCSVMLSAQCRDDRVNEITKELFRVAPDPAAMAALEVSEIAEIIKACGLYRNKSENLSKTAKMLLDEFGGEVPRTMDELTRLPGIGRKSANVVLGNAFGIPGFPADTHVIRVLNRIGYVSTPDPVKIEAEVNAGTPPELWTNFSHLIIVHGRRVCHAGNRPECDRCPLTDRCRYFKEH; encoded by the coding sequence ATGGCGACGAAAGCCCAATGGAAGAAGCTTTATGACGATCTGTATGCGCTGTACGGTGATCTCTGCTGTCCGCTCGACCATGTGACGCCGTTCCGGCTGCTCTGTTCGGTCATGCTGTCGGCGCAGTGCCGCGACGACCGGGTCAACGAGATTACGAAGGAGTTGTTCCGGGTCGCGCCCGATCCGGCTGCGATGGCGGCGCTCGAGGTTTCGGAGATCGCGGAGATCATCAAGGCGTGCGGACTCTACCGCAACAAGAGCGAAAACCTTTCGAAGACCGCGAAAATGCTGCTTGACGAGTTCGGCGGCGAGGTGCCGCGGACCATGGACGAACTGACCCGGCTGCCCGGCATCGGCCGCAAGAGCGCGAACGTCGTGCTCGGCAATGCGTTCGGCATTCCTGGGTTTCCGGCCGACACGCATGTGATCCGGGTGCTGAACCGGATCGGCTATGTTTCGACGCCGGACCCGGTCAAGATCGAGGCCGAAGTCAATGCAGGGACGCCGCCTGAGCTCTGGACCAATTTTTCGCATCTGATCATCGTGCACGGCCGCCGCGTCTGTCACGCCGGGAACAGGCCCGAGTGCGACCGCTGCCCGCTGACCGACCGCTGCCGCTATTTCAAGGAACACTGA
- a CDS encoding lysophospholipid acyltransferase family protein, which produces MGYFKQKFRSVKKLPTWIYWLPARLMQLYVRTCFRIRVVDPNGYIENAKGAVSVTWHNRLMFFAVLFPAGARKRTVAVVSASRDGQYIADFISILGLKSLRGSSSKKGANAYRAGIKAVREGYNVSFTPDGPRGPRYVMKTGPISLASVTGTGVIPISVNASRCWSVRSWDGFQIPKPFSTLTLILGDMVMIPPDLDEDGLELYREKVEAALMAITADPA; this is translated from the coding sequence ATGGGTTATTTCAAGCAGAAATTCCGCAGCGTCAAGAAGCTGCCGACCTGGATCTACTGGCTGCCGGCCCGGCTGATGCAGCTCTATGTGCGCACCTGCTTCCGGATCCGGGTGGTGGACCCGAACGGCTATATCGAAAATGCGAAGGGCGCCGTGTCGGTCACCTGGCACAACCGGCTCATGTTCTTCGCCGTGCTGTTTCCGGCCGGAGCGCGGAAACGGACCGTTGCGGTGGTCAGCGCCTCGCGTGACGGGCAGTATATTGCGGACTTCATTTCGATTCTCGGACTCAAGAGTCTGCGCGGCTCCTCCTCGAAGAAGGGGGCGAATGCGTACCGGGCCGGGATCAAGGCGGTCAGAGAGGGGTACAACGTGAGTTTTACGCCGGACGGTCCGCGCGGTCCGCGCTATGTCATGAAGACCGGCCCGATCTCCCTTGCGTCGGTCACCGGCACCGGCGTCATCCCGATCTCGGTCAACGCCTCGCGCTGCTGGTCGGTCCGGAGCTGGGACGGGTTCCAGATTCCGAAGCCGTTCTCTACCCTCACGCTGATTCTCGGCGACATGGTCATGATTCCGCCCGATCTTGACGAGGACGGGCTGGAGCTCTACCGCGAAAAGGTCGAAGCGGCGCTGATGGCCATCACGGCCGACCCGGCGTAA
- the cpaB gene encoding Flp pilus assembly protein CpaB, which produces MRHKMLLLGAVLFGVIAFVLTYQQLEAERRSIRGTSETVMLIRLTRDKAEGEELRQEDLARYEAQRRPGEGGMSRDIPWTEASRVVGRRLEVSMRAGQTLQSTDLKPISQRQGFSGVIRQDYRAVSIPVDSVSSVNNLIQPNDNVDVIGTFRFPDVRGDSSLDTVTLTILQDVKVLAVGNRWGAASLDPTGNRTYGTVTLLLYPEEVEMIVFASQKGKLTLSLRNFEDERIERNIESRSVNFKLLEQEIPKYNQKRQERRSYK; this is translated from the coding sequence ATGCGGCATAAAATGTTGTTGCTCGGGGCGGTGCTGTTCGGCGTCATCGCGTTTGTCCTCACCTATCAGCAGCTGGAGGCCGAGCGGCGCAGCATCCGCGGCACGTCGGAGACCGTCATGCTGATCCGGCTGACCCGCGACAAGGCCGAAGGCGAGGAACTGCGGCAGGAGGACCTGGCCCGCTATGAGGCCCAGCGCCGTCCCGGGGAAGGCGGCATGAGCCGCGACATTCCGTGGACGGAAGCCTCACGCGTCGTCGGCCGCCGTCTCGAAGTGTCGATGCGGGCGGGGCAGACGCTCCAGAGCACCGACCTCAAGCCGATTTCGCAGCGGCAGGGGTTCTCCGGCGTGATCCGGCAGGATTACCGCGCGGTCTCGATTCCGGTCGACTCGGTTTCGTCGGTCAACAACCTGATTCAGCCGAACGACAATGTCGACGTGATCGGCACGTTCCGCTTCCCGGACGTGCGCGGCGACAGCTCGCTCGACACGGTGACCCTGACCATCCTGCAGGACGTGAAGGTTTTGGCGGTCGGCAACCGCTGGGGAGCCGCTTCCCTCGACCCGACCGGCAACCGGACCTACGGCACGGTCACGCTGCTGCTTTACCCGGAAGAGGTCGAAATGATCGTGTTCGCCTCCCAGAAAGGGAAACTGACGCTGTCGCTCCGCAACTTCGAGGATGAACGCATCGAGCGCAACATCGAATCGCGCAGCGTGAACTTCAAGCTGCTCGAGCAGGAGATTCCGAAGTACAACCAGAAGCGTCAGGAACGCCGGTCGTACAAATAG